In the genome of Pseudopipra pipra isolate bDixPip1 chromosome 4, bDixPip1.hap1, whole genome shotgun sequence, one region contains:
- the SH2D4A gene encoding SH2 domain-containing protein 4A — translation MLKQILSDMYIDPDLLAELSEEQKQILFFKMRQEQIRRWEEREAAVDKAPAKKPLPRKANGKSVTWKLGADNDVWVWVMGEHPSDKPYAAICEEIQAQRAKCLAREQGKEGRETDSSITWSLHPQPGLPGETDLHENKKSTVHTKEERGRKMTDTTTGKSQELTKRGTRDVHQMLADCHMRKLSFQKPKEAQRRNSEETTDSQEAIPQSHPSTESQRTLQKSDENEPEWQEFLRKSKAADEKRRSLARQARDDYRRLSLQGIHRGKQADISKGAIAGDRRPLQYPPLPPKPKILPPVTANGRAIRKEGIQRTISNSTEESIIKWFKEEQFPLRAGYLKTVDTIAPWFHGILTSKKAEELLDKTVPGSFLIRVSEKIKGYVLSYRSVEGCKHFLIDASGDSYSFLGVDQLQHSTLADLVDYHKDEPITSLGKELLLYPCGQEDREPDYISLFE, via the exons ATGCTGAAACAGATATTATCAGACATGTACATCGATCCTGACCTGCTGGCAGAACTCAGCGAGGAGCAGAAGCAGATCCTCTTCTTCAAGATGAGGCAGGAACAGATCAGACGGTGGGAGGAAAGAGAAGCTGCTGTGGACAAGGCTCCAGCAAAGAAGCCACTGCCAAGAAAAG CCAATGGGAAGTCGGTGACATGGAAACTCGGTGCTGACAATGATGTCTGGGTCTGGGTGATGGGCGAGCATCCTTCAGATAAACCATATGCAGCCATCTGTGAAGAGATCCAGGCACAAAGAGCAAAGTGCTTGGCGAGAGAGCAAGGCAAGGAGGGCAG AGAAACTGACTCTTCTATAACATGGTCTCTACACCCACAACCAGGACTACCGGGTGAGACAGATCTTCATGAGAATAAAAAAAGCACTGTGCACACAAAGGAGGAACGTGGGAGAAAAATGACTGATACAACAACCGGGAAAAGCCAGGAGCTCACAAAG AGGGGAACCAGAGATGTACACCAGATGCTGGCAGACTGCCATATGAGGAAACTTAGCTTCCAAAAG CCAAAGGAAGCACAGAGGAGAAATTCTGAAGAGACCACAGACTCCCAGGAGGCAATACCACAGAGCCACCCCAGCACAGAGAGCCAGAGAACACTGCAGAAATCGGACGAGAATGAGCCTGAATGGCAGGAATTCT TGCGGAAATCCAAGGCAGCAGATGAGAAGAGACGCTCCCTTGCACGGCAAGCCAGGGATGACTACAGGAGGCTTTCACTTCAGGGCATCCACAGAGGGAAGCAGGCAGATATTTCCAAGGGTGCCATAGCAGGAGATCGGCGACCACTCCAGTATCCACCTCTCCCCCCCAAGCCTAAAATTCTACCTCCTGTGACAGCAAATGGGAGAGCGATTAG GAAAGAGGGAATCCAGAGGACAATCTCCAATTCCACTGAAGAAAGCATCATCAAGTGGTTCAAAGAGGAGCAGTTCCCTCTCCGAGCTGGCTATCTCAAAACCGTGGACACAATAGCACCTTGGTTCCATG GTATCCTAACCTCTAAGAAAGCGGAGGAGCTTCTAGATAAAACAGTACCAGGGAGTTTTCTGATCCGGGTCAGTGAGAAAATCAAAGGCTATGTGCTCTCCTATCGGTCTGTGGAAGGATGTAAACACTTCCTCATTGATGCCTCCGGTGATTCCTACAGCTTCCTTGGAGTGGACCAGCTGCAACATTCAACGCTGGCTGACCTTGTAGACTACCACAAG